The following are encoded in a window of bacterium genomic DNA:
- a CDS encoding YkgJ family cysteine cluster protein, producing MKSIFERIRCEDVDCPERAECCTTVRWRISEHEYHDATFREWWLLHEGARLYEEDGVRYIQWPMRCRYVSEDGLRCMNYDNRPENCRRYVCQRMAETGSGKEE from the coding sequence TGAACGCATACGGTGCGAAGATGTGGACTGCCCCGAACGTGCAGAGTGCTGTACGACAGTCCGCTGGCGTATCTCAGAACATGAGTATCACGACGCCACCTTCCGCGAATGGTGGCTCCTCCATGAGGGCGCCCGCCTGTACGAGGAGGACGGCGTTCGTTACATTCAGTGGCCCATGCGCTGCAGGTATGTTTCGGAGGATGGTCTCAGGTGCATGAATTATGACAACAGACCGGAAAACTGCCGACGGTATGTATGCCAGCGTATGGCGGAAACCGGTTCAGGGAAAGAGGAGTAG
- a CDS encoding RrF2 family transcriptional regulator: protein MKLSTKGRYGARAALELALRYGEGVVMVRQIAESQDISVRYLEHILNALRAAGIVKSTRGAQGGYELAKQPSDITLGEIVRALEGPMDIVSCTGDRDCGRIPECIMCDIWTEVKLAIDGVLDELTLAEMVRRHHELNRKRAYEYII from the coding sequence ATGAAGCTTTCGACAAAAGGACGATATGGCGCACGGGCCGCACTCGAGCTGGCGCTCAGGTATGGCGAGGGAGTAGTCATGGTTCGCCAGATCGCCGAGAGCCAGGACATATCGGTACGGTACCTCGAACACATACTGAACGCACTCCGCGCCGCGGGAATTGTCAAGAGTACCCGTGGAGCCCAGGGCGGCTACGAGCTCGCAAAGCAGCCATCGGATATTACGCTCGGTGAGATCGTACGCGCTCTCGAGGGTCCCATGGACATTGTCTCGTGCACAGGCGACAGGGACTGCGGGAGAATCCCGGAATGCATCATGTGCGACATCTGGACCGAGGTCAAACTCGCCATCGATGGTGTACTCGATGAACTGACACTCGCGGAGATGGTCAGAAGACACCACGAGCTCAATAGAAAAAGGGCGTATGAATATATCATCTGA
- a CDS encoding DUF2007 domain-containing protein — translation MEEITVFRTWDEPTADMAVGLLRAEGLNATKLADVPRSVYPFTMDGLGEIEIRVPENEADQALEIIAARFSEDPSSSLSESDEFPEE, via the coding sequence GTGGAAGAGATAACGGTATTCCGCACCTGGGATGAACCGACCGCGGACATGGCGGTTGGTCTTCTCCGTGCTGAGGGATTGAATGCCACCAAACTGGCCGATGTTCCACGGTCGGTCTATCCGTTCACCATGGACGGTCTCGGGGAGATCGAGATACGTGTCCCCGAAAACGAGGCGGATCAGGCGCTGGAGATAATCGCGGCGCGTTTTTCGGAAGACCCATCCTCGTCGCTTTCGGAATCGGACGAATTTCCCGAAGAATAA